The genomic stretch CTACGGCGACGATAAACTTATTTAATTGATCTTCCTCGACATATCAGCCGgcctttaattttattttcggCCTGCATGTTGTTTGCATGTCTATACGAGGGTTGATGAAACAGTGGATGCCGTGTCTTCTATTAGCTAGCCAGACAGTAGATACTACCTAAGTGCGACTGCATGCTCGGTCGATTATAATTCCACAACTTTGTTGTTTCATATGTAACAGACAAATTATTCAACTCcctaaattattacttaattaaataaataaaactgctGCATTTGATACAGCAACATTTGTGTGTTTTCGAATAATGTAATTAGCTAACTTGATAACGcataatagattttttttttttaaattttttttaacgcTACAGATGCATTCTAGTCATCTAATATTAAGGAAGAATGTATCGAATATGTGGTCTTGAGTGCATAATGAATACGATAAATGCTAGAAACTCTTTCTAAAAGCGGTATAATTTTAAAAATCGTAAACAATCCTTAAAGTCATAGAAATATTTTAGAATAATTAGACATTAATCCATGGAAGATTAAAACAATGGCATTATTAACTGCAGTGAAACATAGACGGATTCAACAAAGTATGGAACCAACAACCAAACATATTTGGACAACAACAAATCATCGCAGCACAAAAGACAATCTACCCTTTTATTTACAAGTGCAACTGATCCAACTGAGAAGGGAGATAGCTCCTCTCCACTCCTCTCCAACTTCACCAATTGGCAACTTTCCCCACAAAGCTGgtaactctttttctttccacTTTCCCACACCTTCTCACACAATCTTCTCACCAGCCAAACACTCCGTAAACTCCATTAAATCATGGCCGGTATAGACTCCTCCTTCGATTTCGAACAATCCTCCTCCAGTCACCGCCTGCCACGCCACCCCACGCCCTTTAGCTCCGGCTCCTTCACCCCGGTCAGCTCCAACTCCCAGTTTACCCAAAGCCGAACCCCCGGCAGCCGAAGGTCCCGCCACATCAAGCCCCCCACGACTCCATTTGCCGCAGACAACGACAAGTCGTGGCAGGGCGAGATTTCTTGGCAGTTTGAGCCCACCGGGTGGAGCGACACGCGAAATTTGGGCTCAGTTTTGAGCCCATGGGCTACGGCAAACACATCCTCCGAGGCCCACATAGTTCGCCGCTCCGCCAATTACTACTACCTCTCAAGAACTAGCAGACGCGCTGCCAGGAATAACCCAAATTACAATTCTGTCCCTGATGGCAGGCTTGAGCTTCAAAGCTATGTTGCTCCTCCTAGGGTTAATAATGGGAATGGCAACATTAATTTGAATAATAATAGTGAGAGTTCTTTAATTTCTGCAAATAGTATCTATGGTGCACAACATAAAAAGCCCCCAAGATTGGAAAAAATAAAGGAGTTGGGAAGTGGTAATTATACCGGAAGTGGTAATTATACCGGAAGTGGTTCATTAGCTAGAAAAGATGTGCTCGGTTTGATCGATTATGATCATCCACCAAACCGGACAAAAGATGACGCATCCGAAGTTTTGAGTCATGGGATGTCACATAATTTGGGTCATGACCTTGGTGGTCATTTTTACGATCATGGCCATCACAGTCATCATGGTACGTCGAAAATTATAGGACATGATGACCATGGTCGAGGGTTGTCACATGTGGGACATAATCATCATCTTCACGGTTATGATGATCATGCATGGCAATCAAAAGTCTCTGGCCACCATAACGGCGGCGTTGATGGGTATGCCGATAGCGATCAAGGTTCGGGTTATGATgaagaggatgatgaagaagaagatgccgTGCCACCAAAGCAAGTAGGGTTGCTCAGCTTGTTCAAGTATTCAACAAAGTGGGATATGGTTCTTGTGTTTCTGGGATGCATTGGTGCTCTCATTAATGGAGGGTCTCTTCCTTGGTACTCGTTTCTTTTCGGAACGTTTGTGAACAAGATTGCTAAGGAATCAAAGTACGCTGACAAGACTCAGATGATGGATGATATTGAAACGGTATTTCAAAACTATTCATACATgttttaatttctaaattttttcttATTAGCTTAgccttttgaaaagaaaagtttgtatttttacacgtttttttaatattactgCATGTATActgtactcaaaaaaaaaaaattactgcatgtattttttttttgcctgaTACGAGTGATATTGGTATTCGAACACAGAACTGCAAAAAAATTTGGTTAGATTAACAATGGAAGCtcatttttcatttcaatttaaTTTCAGATAGCCCTGTATATGGCTGGATTAGCAGCAATAGTTGTAGTTGGAGCATACATGGGTAAGATGCACATACATCATGATGTTCCTCGTGTCCTTTTGAataatatattttcttctcttctgTGGTACAAATGTTTAATACCAAAAGTATTTTTTGATCACTAAATGCAGAGATTACCTGTTGGAGAATGGTAGGGGAGAGATCTGCTCAAAGAATAAGAAGAGAATATCTAAGAGCAGTTCTACGGCAGGACATTAGCTTTTTCGACACAGAGATCGCCGCGGGCGACATTATGCATGGAATTTCTAGTGATGTTGCTCAAATCCAAGAAGTTATGGGGGAGAAGGTTTGCTTGATATTTGCTTTTTATAAATTTCCTTTGAACTAATTTTTATGATTATGCGACGATTAGGAGCTGAtaaattttgggaattttgaaCTTTGTGAATAATTTCAGATGGCACATTTCATTCACCACCTATGTACTTTCATATGTGGATACACAGTTGGATTTCTGAGGTCATGGAAGATCTCTCTGGTAGTCCTCTCAGTCATACCACTGATGATGTTCTGTGGTATCGCTTACAAAGCGGTTTATGTTGGCCTCACTACGAAAGAAGAGGTATCGCTTACAGCGAGGTTTATGTTGGCCTCGATCTTAAATTTTCTCAGCACTTATATATTTTCCTAAATCTTTTCTGGTGCATTTGTCACAGGTTTCTTACCTTAAAGCTGGTAATGTAGCCGAGCAAGCGATCAGTTCAATCAGAACTGTGTTTTCCTTTGTTGCAGAGGATCTTCTGGCTGAAAGATACGCAGATTTATTGAACAAATtggtgccttttggagcaagGATCGGCTTTGCTAAGGGTGCTGGAGTGGGAATTATCTATGTGGTTTCGTATTCAACATGGGCGTTGGCTTTCTGGTATGGCAGTGCTTTGGTTTCTAAGGGAGAGATCTCTGGAGGCGCCGCCATTGCTTGTTTCTTTGGCGTCAATGTTGGGGGAAGGTATAAAGAATTTCTGAAATTGTGGGGGAGGGATTCTCTGTGCAGGACGTCCTTTCTTTAAGAAAGACAGGAAAGAAGTGATGTCCTCCACAGAGACGGAACTGTAAAACTTCAATTTTCTTGACACAttttgcatgtggctgaattttCACAGGGGCTTGGCGTTGTCCCTATCATATTTTGCTCAGTTTTCACAAGGCACAGTAGCAGCAGGCCGGGTGTTTGAAATTATAGATAGAGTTCCGGAGATAGACCCCTACAGCTCAGTAGGCAGCACCCTGCCGAGTACTCATGGAAGGATTGAATTTAAAGGCGTTTCTTTCTCATACCCGTCTCGTATGGATGCTCCGATTCTTCATTCCCTGAATCTGGTTATCCCATCTCGGAAGAGTGTAGCACTGGTTGGCGCTAGCGGAGGTGGAAAGTCCACCATTTTCGCTCTTATAGAAAGGTTCTATGACCCTAACCAAGGTATCATAATCTTACGGtttaacaacattaaaaaaaaacaacttgtGATAAAATGGACTAACTCTAGTTCCTTCTctgatttggtttttgaatgtttgtttcGATAGGTACAATCACATTGGACGGTCATGATTTAAGGACGCTTCAGGTGAAGTGGCTAAGAGATCAGATAGGTATGGTCGGCCAGGAGCCCGTGCTCTTTGCCACAAGTATATTAGAAAATGTGTTGATGGGGAAGGAGAATGCCACCAAGAAGGAAGCGATTTCCGCCTGCATTGCTGCCAATGCCAACAGCTTCATTTCTGGCCTTCCACAAGGCTATGACACTCAGGTTCAACAGCAAAAATATTCTTAAAGTTCTCTTGCTATAGTGTTAGAATATGCACGGAAATGTTCTATTGCAAGATATCTAGCATGACATGTTTTCAACAGTAAATCTGGACCACGCAATTAAACAAGAATTCACCTAATCCATGATCTAGATTGACAGTTCGAAGCACATATCCTTGCTTGTCTGGCAAGAGAACATTTACACAACGTTCACGTGCACATACACATACGTAAATACATAGATGCTTAGCTACTCATGGTGCAATGCTTATTTCATTGTCACATTTGGCAGGTTGGAGACAGAGGAGCACTGCTGTCAGGAGGTCAGAAGCAAAGAATCGCATTGGCTCGGGCGATGATCAAAGACCCTAGAATCCTTCTCTTGGATGAACCTACCAGCGCCCTAGACCCTGAATCCGAGGCTGCGGTCCAAAAGGCTATTGACAAGATCTCCTCAGGCCGAACATCGATTGTAATTGCTCACAGGCTGTCGACAGTAAGAAATTCGCACACCATCGTAGTTCTTGACTCTGGCTCTGTGGTTGAGATTGGTAATCATCGCCAGCTCATGGAAAAAGCCGGTGCCTACTATAGCCTTGTTGAGCTTGCCGCTGATGGGGTAACAAAACCTTTGTTGAAACAAAATGATAATCAGAAAGTTACTCAGTTTTCGGTGTCTGATATGCATGATTTGTCAAGATCGCCATTCGCTCAAGAGAAAAGCCGAGTAGAGGAGAAAGatgtccaaaaacaaaaaccgaaAAAGGTTAAACTTTTGGATATATGGTTGTTACAAAGACCAGAGGTTCCAATGCTCTTAGTAGGGTTCTTCTTGGGTATGAATgcaggtgcaattttgtctatCTTTCCTTTTATTCTAGGCCTAGCCCTCGAAATATATTTCGATGAAGACCCatcaaaaattaacaaaaaaattgatccTCTTTGTCTAGCACTTGTTGGGCTTGGCCTTGGGAACATACTCCTCATGACAGGACAACAAGGGTTGTGTGGCTGGGCTGGAACAAAACTCACATTGAGAGTGCGAAACCTCCTGTTTCGTTCGATACTAAAACAAGAGCCTGGTTGGTTTGACTCCGAAGAAAATTCGAAAGCAGTTCTGGTCTCGAGGCTCTCAGTTGATTCTGTCAGTTTTCGTTCGGTCCATATTGATCGATTATCAGTCTTGTTGATGGGTTTGAGTTCAGCCATCGTGGGACTTGGTTTGTCCCTTTGGATTAATAGGTGGCTAACTCTTTTGGCTGCTGCTCTCACTCCTTTGACTCTCGGTGCAAGTTACTTGAGCTTGATCATAAATTTAGGGCCAAAACTCGACAATGATGCTTATGCGAAAGCGAGCAACATTGCTTCTGGTGCTGTTTCAAACATAAGGACAGTCACAACATTTTCTGCTCAGCAACAGCTGGTTAAGTCCTTCGAAAGAGCTTTATCGGGgccaaagagaaaatcagttaagAGGTCACAAATCATGGGCCTAGCACTAGGGTTTTCTCAAGGTGTTATGTATGGAGCATACACCTTAACCCTTTGGTTTGGTGGTTACCTTGTGAAAGAAGGCAAAGCAAGCTTCGGCGATGTGTACCAAATTTTTCTTATCCTTGTTTTGAGTTCGTTTTCTGTTGGACAATTAGCCGGTCTTGCACCAGACACATCCATGGCTTCAACAGCAATTCCAGCAGTTTTCGATATCATTACTCGCAAGCCATtaatcagcagcagcagcagcagcagagaaaaagaaaggaagctTGACCGGTCGAAACCATTGGACATTCAGTTCAAAATGGTGACATTTGCCTACCCTTCTAGGCCAGATGTGACCGTGTTGAGCGACTTTTGCTTGAAGGTCAGAGGCGGTAGCACAGTGGCATTGGCTGGCGGAAGCGGGTCTGGGAAATCGACGGTGGTATGGTTAATACAGAGGTTTTATGATCCAATTCAAGGGAAGGTGATGATGGGAGGGGTGGATTTGAGGGAGATAAATCTGAAGTGGTTGAGAAGGCAAATAGCTCTAGTGGGTCAAGAGCCTACATTGTTTGCAGGCACTATGAGAGAGAATATTGCTTTTGGAAACCCTAATGCTTCATGGTCTGAAATTGAAGACGCTGCAAGGGAAGCTTATATCCACAACTTCATTAGTAGCCTCCCTCAAGGCTATGAAACTCAGGTATATATAGTTCAATTTATAGCACTATATGCTCTTTAGTTCGGATAATTGACAAGCGTCGATAATGTGTCTGTATCATTGTTTCCAACAAAACATACTAACATATTATCAAATACATTTtggacaaaacaaattaaagagcAAGCGTCGTGCACACAGAATTTTCTATCTTCTACAATGCATATCTTTCACCATAATGGTTTTCTCTTTCCTTTGATCTATAGGTTGGTGAGAGTGGGGCCCAGCTATCCGGGGGCCAGAAGCAAAGGATTGCCATAGCAAGGGCTATACTGAAGAAATCAAAGGTACTACTTCTAGACGAAGCAAGTAGTGCACTGGATTTGGAATCAGAGAGGCACATACAAGAGGCACTTAAGAAGATCAGCAAAAGGGCTACAACCATCATAGTGGCTCACCGGCTTTCGACGATCCGAGAGGCCGATATGATAGCAGTGATGAGCAACGGCGCCATCACAGAATATGGGAGCCATGATGCACTTATGGCCTCTCACCTTAACGGTGTGTATGCTAGCTTGGTGCGTGCAGAAACTGAAGCCAATGCGTTTTGATTACAGTATGTAACTTGTAAGTTACCCCTGGAACTTTTGTGATGGAGAAGATTTATTAGCATGCTTGTAGTTATAGAGAAGTAGCCAATCcatattaatatttatttggTCCACACTCTCGTTACTTTTTTGTGATGTTAGGGTTTGTAATTGATGTACCAACGTACATTCAATGACTCAAATGGTAGGGTTTAAACTTGTAAAGCCTTTTGTTCTAGGCTTGTTACCgctagttttttttgtttgtttttgttttcaacaaaTAATATTGTCTGTACTAAGGAGGTGGAGAAGTGGACTTAAGCCTCaaaatgagctaacaataatgcgAGTAGCTTCTTATGGCTAGTTGGTAAACCTAAATAATAGGGACCCAGTAGGGTACATTGAAGTACTTAATATAATCACCTATTGACAGTCAAATATGGTCGTCAAATGTTATGATTATATTGTACCCAAGTTCCCAAATGAGAAAggtaatattttaattttggtaGGAATGAAATCGCATTATTGCGTCTACTTGTTTACTTTCTTGGAATGAGAAAGGAAGGGAAAGACAAAAATGAGTATATAGATCAACCATCTCCCCTAGTTAATTTCATCTTTGATTTTCAGGCATTAAAATGCGGATTTTAATGTGAAACcgttatttattcatttattttaatgtggtattctactttttttttttttttaacaaacaatattatttacactaaggaggtaggattagcctcacaatgggctagcaataatatggttcaaattcacctgtggtgagaatcgaacctaag from Pyrus communis chromosome 7, drPyrComm1.1, whole genome shotgun sequence encodes the following:
- the LOC137738934 gene encoding ABC transporter B family member 19-like, translating into MAGIDSSFDFEQSSSSHRLPRHPTPFSSGSFTPVSSNSQFTQSRTPGSRRSRHIKPPTTPFAADNDKSWQGEISWQFEPTGWSDTRNLGSVLSPWATANTSSEAHIVRRSANYYYLSRTSRRAARNNPNYNSVPDGRLELQSYVAPPRVNNGNGNINLNNNSESSLISANSIYGAQHKKPPRLEKIKELGSGNYTGSGNYTGSGSLARKDVLGLIDYDHPPNRTKDDASEVLSHGMSHNLGHDLGGHFYDHGHHSHHGTSKIIGHDDHGRGLSHVGHNHHLHGYDDHAWQSKVSGHHNGGVDGYADSDQGSGYDEEDDEEEDAVPPKQVGLLSLFKYSTKWDMVLVFLGCIGALINGGSLPWYSFLFGTFVNKIAKESKYADKTQMMDDIETIALYMAGLAAIVVVGAYMEITCWRMVGERSAQRIRREYLRAVLRQDISFFDTEIAAGDIMHGISSDVAQIQEVMGEKMAHFIHHLCTFICGYTVGFLRSWKISLVVLSVIPLMMFCGIAYKAVYVGLTTKEEVSYLKAGNVAEQAISSIRTVFSFVAEDLLAERYADLLNKLVPFGARIGFAKGAGVGIIYVVSYSTWALAFWYGSALVSKGEISGGAAIACFFGVNVGGRGLALSLSYFAQFSQGTVAAGRVFEIIDRVPEIDPYSSVGSTLPSTHGRIEFKGVSFSYPSRMDAPILHSLNLVIPSRKSVALVGASGGGKSTIFALIERFYDPNQGTITLDGHDLRTLQVKWLRDQIGMVGQEPVLFATSILENVLMGKENATKKEAISACIAANANSFISGLPQGYDTQVGDRGALLSGGQKQRIALARAMIKDPRILLLDEPTSALDPESEAAVQKAIDKISSGRTSIVIAHRLSTVRNSHTIVVLDSGSVVEIGNHRQLMEKAGAYYSLVELAADGVTKPLLKQNDNQKVTQFSVSDMHDLSRSPFAQEKSRVEEKDVQKQKPKKVKLLDIWLLQRPEVPMLLVGFFLGMNAGAILSIFPFILGLALEIYFDEDPSKINKKIDPLCLALVGLGLGNILLMTGQQGLCGWAGTKLTLRVRNLLFRSILKQEPGWFDSEENSKAVLVSRLSVDSVSFRSVHIDRLSVLLMGLSSAIVGLGLSLWINRWLTLLAAALTPLTLGASYLSLIINLGPKLDNDAYAKASNIASGAVSNIRTVTTFSAQQQLVKSFERALSGPKRKSVKRSQIMGLALGFSQGVMYGAYTLTLWFGGYLVKEGKASFGDVYQIFLILVLSSFSVGQLAGLAPDTSMASTAIPAVFDIITRKPLISSSSSSREKERKLDRSKPLDIQFKMVTFAYPSRPDVTVLSDFCLKVRGGSTVALAGGSGSGKSTVVWLIQRFYDPIQGKVMMGGVDLREINLKWLRRQIALVGQEPTLFAGTMRENIAFGNPNASWSEIEDAAREAYIHNFISSLPQGYETQVGESGAQLSGGQKQRIAIARAILKKSKVLLLDEASSALDLESERHIQEALKKISKRATTIIVAHRLSTIREADMIAVMSNGAITEYGSHDALMASHLNGVYASLVRAETEANAF